In Corvus hawaiiensis isolate bCorHaw1 chromosome 35, bCorHaw1.pri.cur, whole genome shotgun sequence, a genomic segment contains:
- the LOC125319062 gene encoding uncharacterized protein LOC125319062 produces MAGRFRRLFKVLRRKKGPGAAPAQQPEELEQFQPRQDDAALDRTQEQDRAHGRFRRTVQMFRKFMCIRRGKTSTTATEGTAEPDSGLTELQAEPDVSTDITAPSEDSDSPMNDHTAKTDRAVTEDMAVTEDMAVTEDMAITNTDTGETQGIPNTDTMPIPTGIHAPKLDFFEESAASPQQQVPAMVRNIHQRLGSHVTVDAWLQIDILRLAEEHPADVVLTLLRCAPSCDRYGAQLP; encoded by the exons ATGGCGGGCAGATTCCGTCGCCTGTTCAAAGtgctcaggaggaaaaaaggccctggagctgccccagcacaacAGCCCgaagagctggagcagttccagccACGGCAGGACG ATGCAGCCCTGGACCGGACACAAGAGCAGGACCGTGCCCACGGCCGCTTCCGGAGAACAGTGCAG ATGTTCCGGAAGTTCATGTGCATTCGGCGTGGAAAGACCAGCACCACAGCAActgagggcacagctgagcctgacTCTGGGCTGAccgagctccaggcagagcctgaTGTCAGCACAGATATCACTGCACCCTCAGAAGACTCTGACAGTCCAATGAATGATCACACAGCGAAGACTGACAGGGCAGTGACTGAGGACATGGCAGTGACTGAGGACATGGCAGTGACTGAGGACATGGCCATCACAAACACTGACACCGGAGAGACTCAGGGCATCCCAAATACTGACACTAtgcccattcccactgggaTTCATGCTcccaaactggatttttttgaagagagtgctgcttctcctcagcagcag GTGCCAGCCATGGTGAGGAACATTCACCAGAGACTCGGGTCCCATGTCACTGTGGATGCCTGGCTGCAAATTGACATTCTGAGGCTGGCTGAAGAGCACCCCGCTGATGTGGTGCTGACCCTCCTGCGCTGTGCCCCATCGTGCGACAGGTACGGGGCCCAGCTGCCTTGA
- the LOC125319088 gene encoding uncharacterized protein LOC125319088, with the protein MERKRGWDTLLCADTQHYAVGLLAREMRQVLIPFCSRIAFHLLKPLSREEPCWDLPFLAFLVELLECLDLSKYGDSILEIMSRYLLSECRQRCRLALRGLVVLSKDPAMARRMGSLSQRLVELLGDADGEVVRMSLSVFMNVLENKDILVSSTTAPKLAEALLPLFENDNSNVQMLSIHLFCKVMELVVDEGKKPLKTIVCQSLLPLLFHCHDENRNVAEASRETLICAAKFLKRRNLGQLVKKEQLSKFAECLLAEDRSRAAERLHQALPFAESPQESLREAAVRFIGTARVFLRGHKEELQLLGEALQALRRDDSPSQTNIIVQEILNERAAELRSSAGPEPVSL; encoded by the exons ATGGAGCGCAAGCGTGGCTGGGACACGCTGCTGTGTGCTGACACCCAGCACTATGCAGTGGGTCTGCTGGCCAG AGAGATGCGCCAGGTCTTGATCCCCTTCTGCTCCCGCATTGCATTCCACCTGCTCAAACCActcagcagggaggagccaTGCTGGGATCTGCCCTTCCTGGCTTTCCTTGTGGAG CTCCTCGAGTGCCTGGACTTAAGTAAATATGGTGACAGCATCCTGGAGATCATGTCCAGGTACCTGCTGAGCGAGTGCAGGCAGAGATGTCGCCTGGCACTCAGAGGCCTCGTGGTGCTCAGCAAGGATCCCGCCATG GCCAGAAGAATGGGCAGCCTGTCTCAACGgcttgtggagctgctgggtgatgcagatggagaggtggtCAGGATGTCCCTCTCTGTGTTCATGAATGTGCTGGAGAACAAAGACATCCTGGTATCCAGCACCACTGCCCCGAAACTGGCTGAGGCGCTCTTGCCACTCTTTGAAAAT GACAACAGCAATGTGCAGATGCTCTCCATTCACCTCTTCTGCAAGGTGATGGAGTTGGTAGTGGACgagggaaaaaagccccttAAGACAATTGTGTGCCAGAGCCTACTCCCACTTTTATTCCACTGCCATGATGAGAACCGGAACGTGGCAGAG gcttctCGGGAAACGCTGATTTGTGCGGCCAAGTTCCTGAAGAGGAGAAATCTTGGGCAGCTGGtgaagaaggagcagctgtCGAAGTTTGCCGAGTGCCTG ctggcagaggacaggagccgAGCGGCCGAGCGCCTGCACCAGGCGCTGCCGTTCGCGGAGAGCCCGCAGGAGTCCCTGCGAGAGGCGGCCGTCAGGTTCATCG ggacTGCCAGGGTGTTCTTGAGGGGGCACAAGgaagagctccagctcctcgGTGAGG cccttcaAGCCCTGAGGAGAGACGACAGCCCTTCCCAGACAAACATCATAGTTCAGGAAATACTCAACGAAAGAGCTGCAGAACTACGTTCATCTGCTGGCCCAGAACCAGTGTCCCTTTAA